DNA sequence from the Antarctobacter heliothermus genome:
GGCCCTGTTCCGTGTCCTCGGCGAACCCCCAGACCAAAGCTCCGTCCGGCCGGTCGGGCCAATCTCGGGCCACACCCGCGGCGGAAGCGCTGCGCGCATAGGTCAGGTAGGCCGACAGGCTGAGCGCGCGGCGGGTCATGGGGTCAGCCCAGTTCCTCGGTCGAGGAAGCCTCTTCGCCCTCTTGGCGCAGGCGATGCAGATGGGCGATGAAATAGCGCATGTGGGCGTTGTCGACGGTGCGCTGCGCCTCTGCCTTCCAGGCGTTGTAGGCCTCTTGGTAGTTCGGAAAGATGCCGACGACATGCAGATCGTTGACGTCCTTGAAGACGGTTTTTGTCGGGTCGACGAGTTCACCGCCGAAGACGAGGTGCAGGCGTTGCATGGGGCGTGGTCCTTGTGGTTGTGGCGTTCCGCGCGAGCCTAGCGATGGCGGGCGGTGGGTCAAGGCGGGGTCGGGTGGCTGTAGTGGGTGGGGAGGGGGCGCTGCCCCCACCGCCCGTTCGGGCGGCCCCCCGGGATATTTTTGGACAGAAGAAACATGGTCGGGGATGTCAGGGAAGACGGTTCAGCAGTGCTGCGTGCAGGCGGGGGTTTGCAGCGACCAGCCCGTCGGCCTGGGGGTGGGCCGCGTTAAACCGCAGGGGAGCGCCGCGCCGGTCGGTGATCGTTGCGCCTGCCTCTGACAGGATCAGCGCGCCAGCAGCGATGTCCCATTCCCAGGTTGGTCGGAAGGTGAACATGGCGTCGTAGCGGCCCTCGGCCACCAGGCTCTGACGGTAGGAGAGCGAAGGCCTGAAGCTGCGGCGCATGTCCGGGATGCCCCCGGGCCACCATTCCGGATTGAGGCTGGCGCGGGTGGCCAGCACTTGTGCCGCCTCGGGCGTCGTGACGGTGTCTGCGGAGATGGATTGGTCGTTCAGGAAGGCACCGCCGCCAAGGCGCGCGGAATAGAGTTTGTCCATCATTGGCAGGTAGATGACGGCAGCGGTGGTCCGGCCATCTTCAACCACGGCAAGCGCATGGGCCCAGGTCTTGTCGCCTTCTATGAAAGAGCGGGTGCCGTCGATCGGGTCGACGATAAAGACCCGTTTCGCCGAGAGGCGCGCGGTGTCGTCAGGAGTTTCCTCGCTGAACCATGCATAGTGGGGCCGCGCGTCGCGCAATACCTGCGTCAGGTGGGTATTGACCGCCAAGTCGGCCTTGGTCACCGGACTGTCGTCTGCTGCCTTGAACTGAACATCCAGAGGGCCGCCGACAAAACTGCGGGCAATGTCGCCCGCCTGCCGTGCGGCGTCGATCAGCAGCGCGAGGTCATTCGCCGGCAAGGGTCAACCCTTCGACCAGCAGCGAGGGCACCACACGGCTGAGCCAGGGCCGGGCATCATTGGCGGGGATCAGGCTGCGCAGCATCTCGCGCAGGTTGCCGGCGATGGTGACACCAGACACCGGGTAGGCGGGCTCGCCATTCTCAACCCAGAACCCGGCGGCACCGCGCGAATAGTCGCCGGTGTTGGGGTTGATTGTGCTGCCGATCATCGATGTGACCAGAAGTCCGTTGCCCATCTGGCGCATCAGGTCTGCGTGGCTGTGATCGCCTTGGGTCAGTTCCAGGTTCCATGCGGTAGGAGAGACCGAGGCCCCGCCGCGCGCAGCGTTGGCGGTGCTGTCCATGCCCAGCTTGCGCGCATTGGCGAGGTCCAGCGTCCAGCCGGTCAGCACCCCATTGTCCACCATGGCGCGGCGGCGGGTCGGCAGACCTTCGGCGTCGAAGATGCGTGAGCCACTGATCCGGGGGCGGTGCGGATCCTCAAGCAGGCTGATGCCGTCGGGCAGCACTTGCTGTCCCAGGGCCTCGCGCAACCAGGATTGGCCGCGCGCCACCTGAGCGCCGTTGGCCGCCGCGACCAGATGGCCGATCAGCGAGGACGAAATGCGTTCATCGAAGAGCACGGGATAGGCGCCGGTTTTCGGTTTGCGCGGATTGAGACGTTCCAGCGTGCGGGCGGCGGCGGTTTCGCCAATCTCCTCGGCGCTGCGCAGGTCGGACTGGTAGACACGGCTGTCCCCGTCATGATCGCGTTCCATCCCCAGACCCTCGCCTGCGATGGCCACGCAGTACAGGCTACGTGAGGTGC
Encoded proteins:
- a CDS encoding DUF4170 domain-containing protein; amino-acid sequence: MQRLHLVFGGELVDPTKTVFKDVNDLHVVGIFPNYQEAYNAWKAEAQRTVDNAHMRYFIAHLHRLRQEGEEASSTEELG
- a CDS encoding 3'(2'),5'-bisphosphate nucleotidase CysQ; this encodes MPANDLALLIDAARQAGDIARSFVGGPLDVQFKAADDSPVTKADLAVNTHLTQVLRDARPHYAWFSEETPDDTARLSAKRVFIVDPIDGTRSFIEGDKTWAHALAVVEDGRTTAAVIYLPMMDKLYSARLGGGAFLNDQSISADTVTTPEAAQVLATRASLNPEWWPGGIPDMRRSFRPSLSYRQSLVAEGRYDAMFTFRPTWEWDIAAGALILSEAGATITDRRGAPLRFNAAHPQADGLVAANPRLHAALLNRLP
- a CDS encoding TldD/PmbA family protein translates to MSDTPQDLAAALLDAARKAGADAADALAVEATAQAIDVRGGTLEQAERAEYRDLSLRVFLGQRSASISGSDIRPDAMTEMATRAVAMAREAPEDPYIGLADPDQLATDRDATPLDLCDPSNEPAPAELEDDARRAEAAALATQGITRIDSAAAQYNAQRIALAATNGFSGSYARTSRSLYCVAIAGEGLGMERDHDGDSRVYQSDLRSAEEIGETAAARTLERLNPRKPKTGAYPVLFDERISSSLIGHLVAAANGAQVARGQSWLREALGQQVLPDGISLLEDPHRPRISGSRIFDAEGLPTRRRAMVDNGVLTGWTLDLANARKLGMDSTANAARGGASVSPTAWNLELTQGDHSHADLMRQMGNGLLVTSMIGSTINPNTGDYSRGAAGFWVENGEPAYPVSGVTIAGNLREMLRSLIPANDARPWLSRVVPSLLVEGLTLAGE